The following proteins are co-located in the Victivallis lenta genome:
- a CDS encoding DUF1559 domain-containing protein, which translates to MKKCSASQFTLIELLVVIAIIAILAAMLLPALNKARNRANAISCVNNLKQVGTATLLYADDYKGYAPPRWQGGDTYKMWGWTLREGKYLRHTPFKLVNCPSLPLPANDWTYSYGMRETNVLQSERFKRVYRIANIEQSTQIIEGKKRSPGEFILYTDSIDVSQLPQTLPHALFSFDGQWANYKAHIRHDRRTNNWFGDGSVRTLNKTELEQLDCTNVYDQL; encoded by the coding sequence ATGAAAAAATGTTCCGCATCCCAATTTACGCTGATTGAGTTGTTGGTGGTGATTGCCATCATCGCGATTCTGGCCGCCATGCTGCTGCCGGCATTGAACAAAGCCCGGAACCGGGCCAATGCCATTTCCTGCGTCAATAATCTGAAACAGGTCGGTACCGCGACACTGCTCTATGCGGACGATTACAAGGGCTATGCGCCGCCGCGTTGGCAGGGCGGCGACACCTACAAAATGTGGGGCTGGACTTTACGGGAAGGAAAATATTTACGTCACACTCCCTTCAAACTCGTCAATTGTCCATCCTTGCCGCTTCCCGCCAATGATTGGACCTATTCCTACGGAATGCGTGAAACCAATGTGCTGCAGTCCGAGCGTTTCAAGCGCGTTTACCGGATTGCCAATATTGAACAATCCACTCAGATAATCGAAGGGAAAAAACGTTCTCCGGGAGAATTCATTTTGTATACGGACTCGATCGATGTCAGTCAACTGCCGCAGACACTTCCGCATGCGCTGTTCAGTTTTGATGGCCAATGGGCAAATTACAAAGCGCATATCCGGCACGACAGGCGAACCAACAATTGGTTCGGCGACGGCAGTGTCAGGACGCTCAATAAAACCGAGCTGGAACAGCTTGACTGCACCAATGTTTACGATCAGCTCTGA
- a CDS encoding FAD-dependent oxidoreductase, translated as MITDLDLPVLAKAEVVVCGAGPAGVAAALAAARSGARVILLEQTGCCGGMSTAGLVPVFIHMSDRKNLVAAGICHEIISEMCRRMGQSKINFIWQHIHPEILKQVYDEKLSEAGVTTFFDVKVADTIMNGDTLNAVAVATVQGLKKICGKVWVDATGDGIVAAAAGVPFELGDAQGKTMSPTLCVQYSNIDLEAMREAEQRGEGAIPLWKKHKQQIPLAEHHIIGISEYGNGSGSGNLGHIYDVNTLDEAERSHCYTEGRRVANIIHDFYVKYVPGYEKSDLTATASLLGIRESRRILGEYQLTLSDYLEKRHFSDDIGCFYYGIDIHASSTNPEEQLNVGKRMDECNSSYEPGDNYGIPYRALIARKVRNLLVAGRCISAERPVQASLRVMPCCMITGVAAGCAAALAKDDGEIRALPAESLQREIRTTGAYLP; from the coding sequence ATGATTACCGATCTTGATCTTCCCGTTCTCGCGAAAGCGGAAGTCGTCGTTTGCGGAGCCGGTCCCGCCGGAGTCGCTGCGGCCTTGGCGGCGGCCCGAAGCGGCGCCCGGGTCATTTTACTGGAACAAACCGGATGCTGCGGCGGAATGAGCACAGCCGGACTGGTACCGGTTTTCATTCACATGAGTGATCGCAAAAATTTAGTTGCCGCCGGAATCTGCCATGAAATCATCAGCGAAATGTGCCGCCGCATGGGGCAAAGCAAGATCAATTTCATCTGGCAACATATTCATCCGGAAATTCTGAAACAAGTTTACGATGAGAAACTTTCCGAGGCCGGAGTGACGACATTCTTCGATGTAAAAGTCGCTGATACCATTATGAATGGGGACACTCTGAATGCCGTCGCGGTGGCAACCGTGCAGGGGTTGAAGAAGATTTGCGGCAAAGTATGGGTCGATGCGACCGGCGACGGAATCGTTGCTGCTGCTGCAGGAGTGCCGTTTGAGCTTGGCGACGCGCAGGGAAAAACCATGAGTCCCACGCTGTGCGTTCAATATTCCAATATCGATCTCGAAGCCATGCGGGAGGCCGAACAGCGCGGCGAAGGAGCAATCCCCCTCTGGAAAAAACATAAGCAGCAAATTCCGCTGGCAGAACATCATATCATCGGGATTTCCGAATACGGCAACGGTTCCGGTTCCGGCAATCTCGGGCATATTTACGATGTCAACACTCTTGATGAAGCGGAACGTTCCCATTGCTATACGGAAGGTCGCCGGGTTGCCAATATCATTCACGATTTTTATGTCAAATATGTTCCCGGTTATGAAAAATCCGATTTGACGGCGACCGCTTCATTGCTGGGGATTCGTGAAAGCCGCCGCATTCTGGGGGAATATCAGCTGACGTTGAGTGATTATTTGGAAAAACGTCATTTCTCGGATGACATCGGCTGTTTTTATTACGGGATCGACATTCACGCATCCAGCACGAATCCCGAGGAACAACTGAATGTCGGCAAACGTATGGATGAATGCAATTCAAGCTATGAGCCCGGAGATAATTACGGCATCCCATACCGGGCATTGATCGCCCGGAAGGTACGCAATCTTCTGGTCGCCGGACGTTGTATTTCCGCAGAACGTCCCGTGCAGGCCAGTTTGCGGGTCATGCCCTGCTGCATGATTACCGGAGTTGCTGCCGGATGTGCCGCTGCTCTCGCAAAAGACGATGGAGAGATTCGGGCACTCCCTGCCGAATCGCTTCAACGTGAAATCCGTACAACCGGAGCTTATTTACCTTAA
- a CDS encoding DUF932 domain-containing protein — protein MMGLTMCEGKFVGRDEIAMVPTPTATASWKPVPHSEVIDAVTDVVKAHRWTILEEQYGLARDGQRMFGMIRINKSSSMEWSRCIGIRNSHDRTIAVGLSAGINVHVCSNLCFGGSTVLKRRHTSRIELNGLVLEAVNALELEFLTLENVAEELKIDELNDDEVRASLVVAAERQAIPSCDILSVWKEFKHPRHEEFAEPTRWSLLNAFTETAKKYSPARADQCYRSLTRLFGLDGKPAELWKR, from the coding sequence ATGATGGGATTGACGATGTGTGAAGGGAAGTTCGTCGGACGTGACGAGATCGCAATGGTTCCGACTCCGACCGCTACCGCGAGCTGGAAGCCTGTTCCGCACAGCGAGGTGATCGACGCTGTAACGGATGTCGTAAAGGCGCATCGCTGGACGATCCTTGAGGAACAGTATGGTTTGGCCCGTGACGGACAGCGGATGTTCGGCATGATCCGGATCAACAAAAGTTCGAGCATGGAGTGGAGCCGCTGCATCGGTATCCGCAACAGTCATGACCGCACAATTGCGGTTGGTCTGTCAGCGGGGATCAATGTCCACGTGTGCAGTAATTTGTGCTTCGGAGGAAGTACGGTTCTGAAGCGTCGGCATACCTCCCGGATCGAACTGAACGGTCTGGTTCTGGAAGCCGTGAACGCTCTGGAACTGGAGTTTTTGACTTTGGAAAATGTAGCAGAGGAGTTGAAGATCGATGAACTCAATGATGATGAAGTTCGTGCTTCGCTGGTGGTGGCGGCGGAACGTCAGGCGATTCCGTCGTGCGATATTCTGAGTGTCTGGAAGGAGTTCAAACATCCCCGGCATGAGGAGTTCGCCGAGCCGACCCGGTGGAGTTTGTTGAACGCCTTCACCGAAACAGCCAAGAAGTACAGTCCTGCCCGTGCCGACCAGTGCTACCGCAGCCTGACCCGACTGTTCGGACTGGACGGTAAACCGGCGGAACTCTGGAAAAGATAG
- a CDS encoding PD-(D/E)XK nuclease family protein has protein sequence MATIDELRKEPHWSYSALNTYLNICQAQYFYRYVEQAEVERTSVCFPFGKAFHAALTAQAWECMMGNSLRQDELVERFSEAFRIEAEATPNLIYKEGENFDTIIDLATKMLDAALANWTDYYTIKGVAQAFKVDVPGLDKPLIGEYDLIVQDGRDVCIVDWKTSASRWSAGKADRDLQATVFSYAYEKQNGTAPLFRFDVITKTKNPGCESHYTSRGFHDFRRFEALANRAQDAINKGVFLPNETSYACSECPYRDRCRQWHLKKWR, from the coding sequence ATGGCGACCATTGACGAACTGCGGAAGGAACCGCACTGGTCGTATTCAGCATTGAATACGTACCTCAACATCTGTCAGGCGCAATACTTCTACCGTTATGTGGAACAGGCCGAGGTCGAGCGGACTTCGGTCTGCTTTCCGTTCGGCAAAGCGTTTCATGCGGCCTTGACCGCTCAGGCATGGGAATGTATGATGGGAAACTCTCTGCGGCAGGATGAGCTTGTGGAGCGTTTCTCGGAGGCGTTCAGGATCGAAGCCGAAGCTACCCCGAACCTGATCTACAAGGAGGGTGAGAACTTCGATACAATAATCGATCTTGCAACGAAAATGCTGGATGCGGCGTTGGCGAACTGGACGGACTACTACACGATCAAGGGAGTCGCGCAGGCATTCAAGGTTGATGTTCCCGGTCTGGACAAGCCCCTGATCGGCGAATACGACCTCATCGTTCAGGATGGACGGGATGTCTGCATCGTGGACTGGAAAACCTCGGCGAGTCGCTGGTCTGCCGGGAAAGCTGACCGTGATTTACAGGCGACCGTGTTCAGCTATGCCTACGAGAAGCAGAACGGCACGGCTCCGCTCTTCCGGTTCGATGTGATCACCAAGACCAAGAATCCGGGTTGTGAATCGCACTACACCAGTCGCGGTTTTCACGACTTCCGGCGTTTCGAGGCATTGGCGAACCGGGCGCAGGATGCGATCAACAAAGGCGTGTTCCTGCCCAATGAAACAAGTTACGCCTGTAGCGAGTGTCCGTATCGGGATCGTTGCAGACAGTGGCATCTGAAGAAATGGAGGTGA
- a CDS encoding virulence RhuM family protein, protein MKNCKKQTQPPTVRSAAAEYLTYIASVGNEPQNIEIRYEDENIWLTQRMMALLYDVETNTINYHIKKVFEDSELQEEATIRKFRIVQSEGGRTIERDVKHYSLQMIIAVGFKVNSERAVQFRKWVNGIASTYTIKGWVMDDERLKRGTFLTDKYFDEQLERIREIRASERKFYQKITDLYATAIDYDRTALATKRFYATVQNKMHFAVHGHTAAELIVSRANADKTHMGLTTWQDAPDGKIRKSDVVIAKNYLTEQELAQLNRMVTAYLDFAENMAIRKIPLTMADWEQRLNAFIEMFEYGLLKDAGKVTAEIAKLHAETEFEKYRIIQDRQFLSDYDKFLLELEEQTRKNSKFTEGKE, encoded by the coding sequence ATGAAAAATTGTAAGAAACAAACTCAGCCGCCGACAGTAAGAAGTGCGGCAGCGGAATATTTGACGTATATCGCTTCTGTTGGAAATGAACCGCAGAATATTGAAATTCGATATGAGGATGAAAATATCTGGCTCACACAGCGTATGATGGCTCTCCTTTACGATGTGGAAACGAATACCATCAATTACCACATCAAGAAAGTCTTCGAGGACAGCGAACTCCAGGAAGAAGCAACTATTCGAAAATTTCGAATAGTTCAGTCTGAAGGCGGGAGAACCATTGAACGGGACGTCAAGCACTATAGCCTTCAAATGATTATTGCCGTCGGTTTCAAAGTCAATTCTGAGCGTGCGGTTCAATTCAGAAAATGGGTTAATGGAATTGCCTCGACTTACACGATCAAAGGTTGGGTCATGGATGACGAACGCCTCAAAAGAGGGACTTTTCTGACTGACAAGTATTTTGATGAACAGTTGGAACGGATTCGTGAAATCCGTGCCAGCGAGCGTAAATTCTATCAGAAAATCACCGATCTTTATGCAACTGCCATTGATTACGACCGCACCGCGCTTGCAACGAAACGCTTCTATGCAACCGTTCAGAATAAAATGCACTTTGCTGTTCACGGTCATACCGCAGCGGAATTGATTGTTTCACGCGCCAATGCCGACAAGACTCATATGGGCTTGACAACATGGCAGGATGCTCCGGACGGCAAGATACGGAAGTCGGATGTCGTAATCGCCAAAAACTATCTCACCGAACAGGAACTGGCTCAACTGAACCGGATGGTAACCGCTTATCTGGATTTCGCTGAAAACATGGCGATCCGTAAGATTCCGCTTACCATGGCCGATTGGGAACAACGTCTGAACGCATTTATTGAGATGTTTGAATACGGTCTTCTGAAAGATGCCGGAAAGGTTACAGCGGAAATCGCCAAACTTCATGCTGAAACCGAATTCGAAAAATACCGCATCATTCAAGATCGTCAATTTCTTTCCGACTATGACAAATTCCTTCTGGAACTGGAGGAGCAGACAAGGAAAAACAGCAAGTTTACAGAAGGGAAAGAGTGA
- a CDS encoding DNA primase family protein, producing the protein MQEYQPIIEKFGEPFPTEGRRNPRVNPIFFAAAFQQDTQVKYFHDVGWLKMKNGRWHSTSSAAIKIAIRDLILRLMRSTSKSCFSQITPGLLHEIMQMVQLENGAERFPPLDPDIIPVTNGILYWESVSQELKFRDYNQEDMILDSLTVPYVPNAKAPLFEEKIREIIPDADDRRVIQDYLGASLFPANRTRKFLLFQGEGGCGKSLLVLLISKILDPKRVFDLNFRTISSPFGFSDLTTQTLLTASEAISGALCSSRGEFVKKAVGGDYFQTAQKFENLKKKHHGTFSLIIVTNHKMSVKFEGKGQEWKDRMLPILFHHHIPEEKQDRTLVDRLLAEEGSGILNWILDGARHVRSNNWRIELTTTQKVRRDKLVDEIRSMDMFVCNYIRRSAGNEFSSRSAYATYIRHQRDLGLEFLEEAAFYKRFAKSMGTEYDAIGSNSIHGQKIRGYKGFELLD; encoded by the coding sequence ATGCAAGAGTATCAACCCATCATCGAGAAATTTGGAGAACCATTCCCCACGGAGGGACGGAGAAATCCCCGCGTCAATCCTATTTTCTTCGCAGCAGCCTTCCAGCAAGACACTCAGGTAAAATATTTCCATGATGTTGGCTGGTTAAAAATGAAAAATGGTCGATGGCATAGCACATCTTCGGCCGCCATCAAGATTGCGATTCGCGATCTAATTCTACGGCTGATGCGATCAACCTCTAAATCATGTTTTTCACAGATAACGCCTGGCTTGCTGCATGAAATTATGCAGATGGTTCAACTTGAGAATGGGGCCGAGAGATTCCCGCCACTTGATCCAGATATCATTCCAGTTACGAACGGGATTCTTTACTGGGAATCTGTAAGCCAAGAGTTGAAATTTCGAGATTATAATCAAGAAGACATGATTCTTGATTCCCTAACCGTTCCCTATGTCCCGAATGCAAAAGCGCCATTGTTTGAGGAAAAAATCCGGGAGATTATTCCGGATGCGGATGACCGACGAGTTATTCAGGACTACCTAGGGGCCTCGCTCTTTCCTGCCAACCGGACCAGAAAGTTCCTGCTGTTCCAAGGCGAAGGAGGGTGTGGGAAGAGTTTACTGGTTCTACTGATATCGAAAATACTTGACCCTAAACGGGTATTCGATCTAAATTTCAGAACTATTTCCAGCCCTTTTGGTTTTTCAGACTTGACGACTCAGACCCTGTTGACGGCCTCGGAAGCCATCAGTGGAGCCTTGTGTTCTTCTAGAGGCGAATTCGTCAAGAAAGCTGTTGGCGGAGACTATTTTCAGACGGCCCAGAAATTCGAAAACCTTAAGAAGAAACATCATGGGACCTTCTCGTTGATTATAGTTACTAACCACAAAATGTCGGTAAAATTTGAAGGCAAGGGGCAAGAATGGAAAGACCGAATGCTGCCGATTTTGTTCCATCACCATATTCCTGAAGAAAAACAGGATCGAACTCTTGTCGATCGCCTGCTGGCGGAAGAAGGCAGCGGTATTTTAAACTGGATTCTTGATGGAGCAAGGCATGTACGGAGCAACAATTGGCGGATTGAGCTGACCACAACGCAGAAGGTTCGTCGCGACAAGCTGGTGGATGAGATTCGGTCGATGGACATGTTTGTCTGTAACTATATCAGACGTTCAGCAGGCAATGAATTCTCTTCAAGGTCGGCTTATGCCACCTATATCAGACACCAGAGAGACCTGGGACTTGAGTTCCTTGAAGAAGCTGCTTTTTACAAGCGTTTTGCAAAGTCCATGGGGACGGAATACGATGCCATCGGCTCTAATTCCATCCATGGACAAAAGATTCGTGGCTACAAGGGCTTCGAGTTACTTGACTGA
- a CDS encoding helix-turn-helix transcriptional regulator, whose translation MKEFQNQVLRPQTARLVCRLASVLLDSGTITGEEYNIISRNLHALAKTGELAPAIAPKLLTPQEVAELLSISYSQLRSLEKEGTFPFSRKLVGNKTVRYRNTDIYDYINASDTKEKQTEGEQ comes from the coding sequence ATGAAAGAATTTCAGAATCAAGTATTACGACCGCAGACGGCACGCTTAGTGTGCCGTCTGGCGAGCGTACTGCTTGATTCAGGAACGATTACGGGGGAAGAATACAATATTATTTCAAGAAATCTCCACGCTCTTGCGAAAACAGGGGAGTTAGCTCCTGCGATAGCCCCGAAACTACTAACTCCCCAAGAGGTTGCTGAGCTACTTTCTATTAGCTATTCGCAGCTGCGCTCGCTTGAGAAGGAGGGGACTTTTCCATTTAGTCGGAAATTGGTTGGGAATAAGACGGTACGCTATAGAAACACTGACATTTATGATTACATAAATGCTTCGGATACAAAAGAAAAACAAACAGAAGGAGAACAGTAA
- a CDS encoding DUF4357 domain-containing protein, protein MKQEELNEIRSLISNVEYISYQHGIYPALFRLVLQCMCRAPFASYSTIIEFIKMIRLLAEADKDYNLLLKASILTGQFPDYRLYKHKKQKKLKKAKDSARIQQELEEFKKRLNCPDARVASNMLIIPVDTRWVNRMDTNFHFAKRYAEKRADYHIFWKHLSSWQKKIAEKYSPEHFDNSGDYVLYRDQVRCKVVNRREEEIQERLALNPNDWDISSNISVYSDSIATISSKHYHDFNIESTKNKNPYDTDSEAEAIFSSGFVIYDHPETEEFKFISIYQNHLFSKTDKIVPVKKALESYFIATHNGRQPNNLELSALCQRYYRFIRKSYMSEDMCHDENLIDNREMKTVCLDTMYLLGCKNVFYLYHGKKKEGNSATLIWNIKKNCCYLMKGSKLANTVDAIEDWAISNFIQKKLREKRLRKSADGCYRVLKTTEVHSPSLAAWLVCGYKRNGLSCWKNSQGKTLRDFLKSRNVGSASKLNSKSGLVSLDTQE, encoded by the coding sequence ATGAAACAAGAAGAATTAAATGAGATTCGCAGTCTGATCTCCAATGTAGAATATATTTCGTATCAGCATGGGATCTATCCTGCACTTTTTCGTTTGGTCTTACAGTGTATGTGCAGAGCCCCATTTGCGTCATATAGCACAATCATTGAATTTATCAAAATGATTAGACTCCTTGCGGAAGCAGATAAAGACTATAACTTGTTATTAAAAGCTAGTATATTGACTGGGCAATTTCCGGATTATCGTTTATATAAGCATAAAAAACAAAAAAAACTCAAAAAAGCAAAGGATTCAGCTCGCATCCAACAGGAACTTGAAGAATTCAAAAAGAGGTTAAATTGCCCAGATGCCAGAGTGGCTTCCAACATGTTGATTATTCCCGTTGATACCCGCTGGGTGAACCGTATGGATACAAATTTTCATTTTGCCAAACGCTATGCAGAAAAACGTGCAGATTATCATATTTTTTGGAAGCACTTATCTTCTTGGCAAAAAAAGATTGCAGAAAAATATTCCCCTGAACATTTTGATAACAGTGGAGATTATGTATTATATCGCGATCAGGTCAGATGTAAAGTTGTAAACAGGCGTGAAGAAGAAATACAAGAAAGATTAGCCTTAAATCCCAACGACTGGGATATCAGTTCAAATATTTCAGTTTATTCAGATAGTATCGCAACAATAAGCAGCAAACACTATCATGATTTTAATATAGAATCAACCAAAAATAAGAATCCATACGATACAGACAGTGAAGCAGAGGCCATATTTTCATCTGGCTTTGTTATTTATGATCATCCAGAAACAGAAGAGTTCAAATTTATCTCAATATATCAAAACCATCTTTTTTCAAAAACAGACAAAATTGTTCCAGTAAAAAAAGCCTTAGAGAGCTACTTTATTGCAACTCACAACGGGCGGCAACCGAATAATTTAGAGTTGAGTGCATTATGTCAGCGATACTACCGTTTTATTAGAAAATCCTATATGTCGGAAGATATGTGTCATGATGAAAACCTAATTGACAATCGCGAAATGAAAACGGTATGTCTAGATACCATGTATTTGCTAGGATGTAAGAACGTTTTTTACCTTTACCACGGCAAGAAAAAAGAGGGGAACTCAGCAACCCTTATTTGGAATATCAAAAAAAATTGCTGTTACCTTATGAAGGGATCAAAATTGGCAAATACAGTTGATGCCATTGAGGATTGGGCCATTTCAAATTTTATTCAAAAGAAGCTCCGAGAAAAGCGGCTCCGAAAATCTGCCGATGGCTGTTATCGTGTCCTAAAGACAACAGAAGTCCATTCTCCTTCTTTGGCGGCCTGGTTAGTCTGCGGATATAAACGTAACGGCTTGAGTTGTTGGAAAAACAGTCAAGGAAAAACGTTGCGGGATTTTTTGAAATCACGCAACGTTGGTTCTGCATCTAAACTTAACTCAAAATCTGGATTAGTTTCTCTCGATACTCAGGAGTGA
- a CDS encoding tyrosine-type recombinase/integrase: MQKLRGTLRRKNAKGSFYYRLTVANGVRKEFALKTTDELEALQRAEELDSIWAAPTMDVAAAQINAMKGFSRQAQMLPLSEGWAKYEIHPERATPHTVSEQLSYKTTYEDFVAFVTTPGKHHTVITSVAELNSKVAEEYASFLKSQAQAVDTHNRKIKRLRKIFDCLKDYYSGENPFRSKTLLRNAREEQATIVRRQAFSKEQEQQLREVLADDQYHVMNKPEIRVIYYIGMFTGQRLKDCVLLQWQNVDMERRRIWVKQFKTGKEVTIPMAAELHAVLKEAQAWKEGQYVCPKSAARYNKVDRNGKSVGVNLINIDVLRVIRWIGLEPSVAVPGRSKKMTVYGFHSLRHAFASFCAEAGVPKAVLLSILGTDSEIADKYYTHVGDAAQQQAIDAVSGTMNGKSDRDKINEALAVLKNNFDITPEYREKLIQILS, translated from the coding sequence ATGCAGAAACTTCGCGGAACACTTAGAAGAAAAAATGCCAAAGGCTCTTTCTACTATCGACTCACAGTAGCCAATGGTGTACGAAAAGAATTTGCGTTGAAGACAACCGATGAACTCGAAGCACTTCAACGTGCAGAAGAGCTGGATTCCATCTGGGCTGCACCAACAATGGATGTGGCTGCCGCTCAAATCAACGCCATGAAAGGTTTTTCCCGACAAGCTCAAATGTTGCCGCTTTCAGAAGGATGGGCCAAATATGAAATTCATCCGGAACGTGCAACTCCGCATACCGTCAGCGAACAACTCTCTTACAAGACAACGTATGAAGATTTTGTTGCATTTGTTACAACTCCAGGAAAGCATCATACAGTCATTACCTCTGTAGCAGAATTGAACAGCAAAGTCGCAGAGGAATACGCGAGCTTCCTGAAATCCCAAGCACAAGCTGTTGATACCCATAATCGTAAAATCAAGCGTTTGCGGAAGATATTCGACTGTCTCAAAGACTATTACTCCGGAGAAAATCCGTTTCGATCTAAAACATTGTTACGCAATGCCAGAGAGGAACAGGCCACCATTGTAAGGCGACAGGCGTTCAGCAAGGAACAGGAGCAGCAGCTCCGCGAGGTTCTTGCTGACGACCAGTACCATGTCATGAACAAACCGGAAATCCGTGTCATCTACTACATCGGCATGTTCACCGGGCAACGTCTGAAAGACTGTGTGCTGCTGCAATGGCAGAACGTCGATATGGAACGCAGGCGAATCTGGGTAAAGCAATTTAAAACCGGTAAAGAGGTGACCATTCCGATGGCCGCCGAACTCCATGCTGTACTCAAGGAAGCGCAGGCCTGGAAAGAGGGTCAATATGTCTGTCCGAAATCCGCTGCACGGTATAATAAGGTGGATCGAAACGGAAAGAGCGTAGGAGTCAATCTTATCAATATCGATGTTTTACGTGTGATCCGCTGGATCGGCTTGGAACCGTCGGTTGCTGTTCCCGGACGCAGTAAAAAGATGACGGTATATGGGTTTCATTCTCTCCGTCATGCATTCGCGAGTTTCTGTGCTGAGGCTGGAGTTCCCAAGGCGGTTCTGCTTTCCATTCTCGGGACCGACTCTGAAATCGCAGACAAATATTACACCCACGTCGGAGATGCTGCCCAACAGCAGGCGATTGATGCGGTCAGCGGAACCATGAACGGCAAAAGCGACCGAGATAAAATCAACGAAGCTTTAGCTGTTTTAAAAAATAACTTTGATATCACTCCTGAGTATCGAGAGAAACTAATCCAGATTTTGAGTTAA
- a CDS encoding sigma-70 family RNA polymerase sigma factor yields the protein MNSADRGEKPPVPEPSVNAHSLPEMGSDDFADSLSSYLRQIGKLPPLPPEQQEELGNQIDAVTRTMRKQLHAFGFVTQEHLRLLDECLNSNSDPADYFQPSSLRKEEISSGELLSQLSIWREELKRSHGELAAAFKSRSKDYPARREALAGILSKFDVSGDQLGEYFQIIIDWVKVLQPSINLDSRIKFTPGPVNRQRLQMLEDRFLMTLTEFTGYIRELLDTHEQLQELRQKMIEANLRLVISIAQKYRNRGLPFNDLIQEGNLGLLRALEKFDFRLGNKFSTYASWWIKHNISRSIAEQSRVIRIPAHMVHAINSMTWAEQRFIQTNGREPEVEELAAMLEMPVARVSAIKKMSCQTISLQAPIANSEDGAMLEDLIADDSSANPVREFARNLLYEKLYEMLRTLPERDQQIIILRFGLFGQPCLPLVEISKRFNLTRERIRQIEAKIIENLRSPAKLKYLDGCVQTE from the coding sequence ATGAATTCAGCTGACAGGGGAGAGAAGCCGCCGGTTCCGGAACCTTCGGTCAACGCGCATTCGCTGCCCGAAATGGGCTCCGATGATTTCGCGGACTCCCTTTCCAGTTATCTCCGGCAGATCGGCAAGCTGCCGCCCCTGCCGCCGGAACAGCAGGAGGAGCTCGGCAATCAGATCGACGCCGTGACCCGGACCATGCGCAAACAGCTGCACGCATTCGGGTTTGTGACGCAGGAGCATCTCCGGCTGCTTGACGAATGCCTCAACTCGAATTCCGACCCGGCCGACTATTTTCAGCCGTCGTCGCTGCGTAAAGAGGAGATCTCTTCCGGGGAGCTGCTTTCCCAGCTCTCCATCTGGCGCGAAGAGCTCAAGCGCAGCCACGGAGAGCTGGCGGCCGCCTTCAAATCCAGGAGCAAGGATTATCCGGCGCGCCGCGAAGCACTTGCCGGCATCCTCTCCAAATTCGATGTCTCCGGCGACCAGCTCGGCGAATATTTTCAGATCATCATCGACTGGGTCAAGGTGCTCCAGCCCAGCATCAACCTCGACAGCCGGATCAAATTCACGCCGGGACCGGTCAACCGCCAGCGGCTCCAGATGCTTGAGGACCGGTTCCTGATGACCCTCACCGAATTCACCGGGTACATCCGGGAGCTGCTCGATACCCACGAGCAACTGCAGGAGCTGCGCCAGAAAATGATCGAGGCCAATCTCCGGCTTGTCATCAGCATCGCGCAGAAATACCGCAACCGCGGGCTGCCGTTCAACGACCTGATTCAGGAAGGCAATCTCGGGCTCCTCCGCGCGCTCGAAAAATTCGACTTCCGGCTCGGCAACAAGTTCTCCACCTATGCAAGCTGGTGGATCAAGCACAATATTTCGCGTTCGATCGCCGAACAGTCGCGCGTAATCCGCATTCCGGCCCATATGGTGCATGCGATCAATTCCATGACCTGGGCGGAGCAGCGGTTCATTCAGACCAACGGCCGCGAACCCGAAGTGGAGGAGCTGGCCGCCATGCTTGAAATGCCGGTCGCGCGCGTGAGCGCGATCAAGAAAATGTCCTGCCAGACCATTTCGCTGCAGGCTCCGATCGCCAACAGCGAGGACGGCGCCATGCTTGAGGATCTCATCGCTGACGACAGTTCCGCCAATCCCGTGCGCGAGTTCGCCCGGAATCTGCTCTATGAGAAACTGTACGAAATGCTGCGGACTTTGCCGGAGCGCGACCAGCAGATCATCATTCTGCGCTTCGGGCTTTTCGGACAGCCGTGTCTGCCGCTCGTCGAAATCAGCAAACGGTTCAATCTGACCCGGGAGCGCATCCGGCAGATCGAGGCGAAAATCATCGAGAACCTCCGTTCCCCCGCCAAGCTGAAGTATCTGGACGGCTGCGTCCAGACCGAATAG